A stretch of the Rhodothermus sp. genome encodes the following:
- a CDS encoding AAA family ATPase — translation MQLTVQQFGPVSEARLEPGDLTVLVGPQATGKSLLLELFKLLIDRGAIRQTLRDYNLSWQKTTQFVELYFGEGLGGLIQPDTKIIFNKKAVKLERLLKHRAIQKEQVFYIPAQRVMSLRDGITRPFTDFRPGDPFVVRQFSETLHRLVQTEFVRQETLFPQQQRFNKVLRDAIAAHIFGDYRLETSIDRMQRRFVLRRSLDAEGLPFLVWSAGQREFTPLLLGFYWLIPAGKVSRRNALKWVIVEEPEMGLHPRAITTVVLLLLELLRRGYRVLVSTHAPHVLDVIWALRVFQKYGGTERDVRRLFELKADNFTRTLAQQALDKTYRVYFFGRSGAVQDISELDPGAERPEEAGWGGLTEFSGHVGDLVAEVVTRHNHKKS, via the coding sequence ATGCAGCTCACAGTTCAGCAGTTTGGACCTGTTAGCGAAGCTCGTCTGGAACCGGGCGACCTGACCGTACTGGTAGGACCGCAGGCGACGGGAAAAAGCCTGCTGCTGGAGCTGTTCAAGCTACTGATTGATAGAGGGGCCATTCGGCAAACGCTTCGAGATTACAATCTAAGCTGGCAGAAAACGACCCAGTTTGTTGAATTGTACTTCGGAGAAGGATTGGGTGGACTGATTCAGCCAGACACAAAAATTATATTCAACAAAAAAGCGGTCAAGCTGGAACGTTTACTGAAACATAGAGCGATCCAAAAAGAGCAGGTCTTTTACATTCCCGCTCAGCGCGTCATGAGTCTGCGGGATGGCATCACCCGACCCTTCACGGATTTTCGCCCGGGAGATCCCTTCGTCGTGCGGCAATTCAGCGAAACGTTGCATCGACTGGTGCAGACCGAGTTTGTTCGCCAGGAAACGTTGTTTCCGCAGCAGCAACGCTTCAATAAGGTGCTCCGGGATGCCATTGCGGCGCATATTTTCGGGGATTATCGACTGGAGACCAGCATCGACCGCATGCAGCGCCGTTTTGTACTGCGCCGTTCGTTGGACGCCGAAGGCCTTCCGTTTCTGGTCTGGTCCGCCGGCCAGCGGGAGTTCACGCCGCTATTGCTCGGGTTTTACTGGCTGATTCCGGCCGGCAAGGTTTCGCGGCGTAATGCATTGAAATGGGTGATCGTGGAAGAGCCGGAGATGGGATTGCATCCCCGGGCTATTACAACGGTCGTCCTGCTGTTGTTGGAGCTGTTGCGTCGTGGATACCGGGTGCTTGTTTCCACGCATGCGCCGCATGTGCTGGATGTGATATGGGCGCTGCGGGTTTTCCAGAAGTACGGCGGCACGGAAAGGGATGTGCGCCGCCTCTTTGAATTGAAAGCTGATAATTTTACGCGAACTCTGGCACAACAGGCGCTGGATAAAACATATCGCGTGTATTTTTTTGGCCGAAGCGGTGCGGTGCAGGACATTTCCGAACTGGATCCCGGAGCTGAGCGTCCAGAGGAGGCAGGTTGGGGAGGACTAACGGAATTCAGTGGCCATGTAGGGGATCTGGTAGCCGAAGTTGTCACCCGTCATAATCATAAAAAGTCTTAG
- a CDS encoding glycosyltransferase family 4 protein, producing the protein MQVLQLGSGWFEEVPGGLERVYAALCRHLPETGVHCRGVVMGSEAVARATGGKFVGAARPSAPLWQRWQGMRRAVQRLRHTEPFDLVAAHFALYTFPVLDLVRDLPLVVHFHGPWAWEGREEVKKGIQVAVKAWLERVVYRRAVRCIVLSKAFGRELTQRYGVVPERIRVVPGGVAVERFARTLSRREARQVLGWPSDRPIVLSVRRLVRRMGLERLIAAMAAVRRHVPEILLLIAGRGPLREALQAQIEALGLQRHVRLLGFVPDEQLPLAYRAADLTIVPTVALEGFGLITLESLAAGTPVLVTPIGGLPEAVQGLSEALVLEAATSEALADGLIDALTGRRPLPSDEACRTYVRQHYDWSVIARKVKAVYEEAVQIATG; encoded by the coding sequence ATGCAGGTACTGCAGTTGGGTAGCGGCTGGTTCGAGGAGGTGCCGGGGGGACTGGAGCGTGTCTATGCGGCGCTGTGTCGGCATCTGCCGGAGACAGGCGTGCATTGCCGGGGCGTGGTGATGGGTTCGGAAGCGGTGGCCCGGGCTACTGGTGGCAAGTTCGTGGGAGCAGCACGTCCCTCAGCACCGCTCTGGCAGCGGTGGCAGGGCATGCGGCGGGCCGTGCAGCGGCTTCGCCACACCGAACCTTTCGATCTGGTGGCTGCCCACTTTGCGCTGTACACGTTTCCCGTGCTGGATCTGGTGCGGGACCTGCCACTGGTCGTTCATTTCCATGGCCCCTGGGCCTGGGAGGGGCGTGAGGAGGTCAAGAAAGGGATACAGGTGGCCGTAAAGGCCTGGCTGGAACGCGTGGTCTATCGGCGGGCAGTGCGTTGCATTGTACTGTCGAAGGCATTCGGTCGAGAGCTAACGCAGCGTTATGGGGTAGTGCCTGAACGGATTCGTGTGGTACCCGGCGGTGTAGCGGTTGAACGTTTTGCGCGAACGCTGTCACGTCGGGAAGCCCGGCAGGTGCTGGGCTGGCCGAGCGATCGGCCGATTGTGCTGAGTGTGCGACGGCTGGTACGGCGCATGGGACTGGAGCGGTTGATTGCCGCCATGGCCGCAGTGCGACGGCACGTTCCGGAGATCCTGCTGCTGATAGCCGGTCGGGGACCGTTGCGTGAAGCCCTGCAGGCACAGATCGAGGCCCTGGGGTTGCAGCGGCATGTGCGTCTGCTGGGATTTGTCCCGGACGAACAGCTCCCGTTGGCCTATCGCGCGGCCGATCTGACCATTGTGCCTACGGTGGCGCTTGAGGGCTTCGGGCTCATCACGCTGGAATCGCTGGCTGCAGGTACCCCGGTGCTCGTAACGCCGATCGGGGGGCTTCCCGAGGCCGTGCAGGGACTCTCGGAGGCCCTGGTGCTGGAGGCCGCCACCAGCGAAGCCTTGGCAGATGGCCTGATCGACGCATTGACGGGACGACGCCCGCTGCCATCCGATGAGGCCTGCCGAACGTACGTGCGCCAGCACTACGACTGGTCGGTCATTGCGCGTAAGGTCAAGGCCGTATATGAGGAGGCTGTGCAGATAGCAACAGGCTGA